In Saccharomyces kudriavzevii IFO 1802 strain IFO1802 genome assembly, chromosome: 9, the following proteins share a genomic window:
- the STS1 gene encoding Sts1p (similar to Saccharomyces cerevisiae STS1 (YIR011C); ancestral locus Anc_7.179), with amino-acid sequence MMGFEWGFKPSSKASQSTASSQSTGNVAVANSGVKQKRRYNNEEQQEMDPSRNKNLMKYGGVSKRRSHPSSLIRGQPLPLQRGMELMNKDQLQQLLVDLMTKHPEIQQSVHTRVTGLDFSIQKCLDVLKQKSEAVYQSIPYNRSYESNKLDDYAFVRMKPQILEFLNCLVDFILDNIPPRLENLHTSLKFLDICTELVVKSPRFELASNNYFYDKCVEQLSHVWCTLIEHIARDRIILLADNSSVWKTHMTRLQIYNEQSNGLLERPLQLFKSLDMSASSAAAAAASSTSSSSSSPFQETIIYHHDTMTTNENNNNSGSANDSAFN; translated from the coding sequence ATGATGGGGTTTGAATGGGGGTTTAAGCCCAGCAGTAAGGCATCTCAGAGCACAGCAAGCTCACAGAGCACAGGCAACGTAGCGGTGGCAAATTCTGGAgtgaaacaaaaaagacgGTATAACAACGAGGAACAGCAGGAGATGGACCCTTCCCGCAAcaagaatttgatgaagtaTGGTGGTGTCTCTAAGAGGAGGTCTCACCCGAGCTCGCTGATCAGAGGCCAGCCCTTGCCCTTGCAACGAGGCATGGAATTAATGAACAAGGACCAATTACAGCAGTTGTTGGTGGACTTGATGACAAAGCATCCGGAAATACAGCAAAGTGTGCATACGAGGGTTACTGGACTGGACTTCAGTATACAAAAGTGCCTTGACGTTTTGAAACAGAAGTCCGAAGCCGTTTACCAAAGCATACCTTACAATAGGTCTTACGAGAGTAATAAGTTGGATGACTATGCATTTGTGAGGATGAAACCTCAAATTTTAGAATTTCTGAATTGCCTAGTAGATTTCATACTTGATAATATCCCACCACGCCTGGAAAATTTGCATACAtccttgaaatttttggacaTTTGCACGGAATTAGTTGTCAAATCGCCCAGGTTTGAATTAGCCAGTAACAATTACTTCTACGATAAATGTGTTGAACAACTATCCCATGTGTGGTGTACTCTCATTGAACATATTGCCCGAGACAGGATAATCTTGTTGGCAGATAATAGTTCTGTATGGAAGACTCATATGACAAGACTACAAATATACAATGAACAATCAAACGGATTGTTGGAACGCCCTCTTCAACTGTTCAAATCGTTGGACATGAGCGCTTcttcagcagcagcagcagcagcatcatcaacatcatcatcctcatcatcgCCATTCCAAGAAACGATCATTTACCACCACGATACCATGAcaacaaatgaaaataataacaatagtGGTAGCGCTAACGACTCAGCCTTCAACTAA
- the SQT1 gene encoding Sqt1p (similar to Saccharomyces cerevisiae SQT1 (YIR012W); ancestral locus Anc_7.180) gives MEPEEEFITTEEVDQEIVPTMDAQQDVPIDIGEENDDDDDDDDAMAEDDEETLEVDMSNNSYTYFDKHTDSVFAIGHHPSLPLVCTGGGDNLAHLWTSHSQPPKFAGTLTGYGESVISCLFTCEGNFLITADMSGKVLVHMSQKGGAQWKLVSQMQEVEEIVWLKVHPTIARTFAFGATDGSVWCYQVNEQDGSLEQLMSGFVHQQDCSMGEFINIDKGENTLELVTCSLDSTIVAWNCFTGQQLFKITQTEIKGLEAPWISLSLAPTTLTKGNSGVVACGSNNGLLAVINCNSGGAILQLSTVMELKPEQDELDASIESIAWSSKFSLMAIGLVCGEVLLYDTSSWRVRHKFVLEDSVTKLMFDNDDLFVSCINGRVYQFNARTGQEKYACVGHNMGVLDFILLHPAASAGAEQNRKVITAGDEGVSLVFEVPN, from the coding sequence ATGGAACCCGAAGAAGAGTTTATCACCACAGAAGAAGTTGACCAGGAGATTGTGCCAACTATGGACGCCCAGCAGGACGTTCCCATAGATATTGGAGAGGagaatgatgatgatgatgatgatgatgatgcGATGGCAGAGGATGATGAGGAGACTCTGGAGGTCGACATGTCGAACAACTCATACACATACTTTGACAAGCACACGGATTCCGTGTTTGCCATTGGCCATCATCCCAGCCTGCCGCTGGTATGCACTGGTGGGGGTGATAATTTGGCACATCTTTGGACATCGCATTCCCAACCACCAAAGTTTGCCGGCACATTGACCGGCTACGGTGAGTCGGTGATCTCGTGTTTATTCACTTGCGAGGGCAACTTCTTGATCACTGCCGATATGTCAGGGAAAGTTCTTGTACACATGAGCCAGAAAGGCGGAGCCCAATGGAAATTGGTGTCACAGATGCAAGAGGTTGAAGAAATCGTTTGGCTGAAGGTCCACCCCACTATAGCCAGAACCTTTGCATTTGGTGCTACAGACGGGTCTGTTTGGTGCTACCAGGTTAACGAACAAGATGGTTCTTTAGAACAGTTGATGTCTGGTTTTGTACACCAGCAAGATTGCTCTATGGGTGAGTTCATTAATATCGATAAGGGTGAAAACACCCTAGAGTTGGTCACCTGTTCTTTGGATAGCACTATTGTGGCATGGAATTGTTTCACTGGCCAAcaattattcaaaatcacACAGACAGAGATCAAAGGGCTAGAAGCTCCATGGATTTCCTTATCGTTGGCTCCCACGACCTTGACCAAGGGTAACTCAGGTGTCGTAGCATGTGGATCCAACAACGGTCTTTTGGCAGTGATCAACTGCAATAGTGGTGGTGCCATTCTACAATTATCCACAGTGATGGAACTTAAACCAGAACAAGACGAATTGGATGCCTCTATCGAATCCATTGCATGGTCGTCGAAGTTCTCTTTAATGGCTATTGGTCTTGTGTGTGGTGAAGTTCTTTTATATGACACAAGTTCATGGAGAGTAAGACACAAATTTGTTCTAGAGGATTCTGTTACAAAACTAATGTTCGATAACGATGATTTGTTTGTATCGTGTATCAACGGTAGGGTCTACCAGTTTAATGCAAGAACCGGGCAAGAAAAGTATGCCTGTGTGGGCCATAACATGGGGGTTCTTGATTTCATATTATTGCATCCTGCTGCCAGTGCCGGTGCTGAACAAAATAGGAAAGTAATAACCGCAGGTGATGAAGGTGTATCATTGGTATTTGAAGTTCCAAACTGA
- the GAT4 gene encoding Gat4p (similar to Saccharomyces cerevisiae GAT4 (YIR013C)) — protein sequence MSTKLPTVISNGTAFKKIPIQLLLNNGSTARISFPFDVNSHQTRPRTGITRTCGQCGEIKTSLQWREGPNGAACLCNACGLFFRKLVLRFGRAAAKRYMEQIKGTGTKRRIPKELTGTVRF from the coding sequence ATGTCCACCAAGCTTCCCACTGTGATTTCAAATGGAACagcattcaaaaaaatcccTATTCAATTGCTGTTGAATAATGGATCAACGGCACGGATCTCCTTCCCCTTTGATGTGAATTCTCACCAAACGCGCCCTAGGACGGGCATTACCAGGACATGTGGACAGTGTGGAGAAATCAAGACATCTTTACAGTGGAGAGAGGGTCCTAATGGCGCCGCTTGCTTGTGTAATGCGTGTGGGTTGTTCTTCAGAAAGCTAGTTTTACGGTTCGGTAGAGCAGCGGCAAAGAGATACATGGAGCAGATTAAGGGTACTGGTACCAAGAGGAGGATCCCCAAAGAATTAACTGGAACGGTCAGGTTTTGA
- the VLD1 gene encoding Vld1p (similar to Saccharomyces cerevisiae YIR014W; ancestral locus Anc_7.117) produces MLRLEGENARQRSVVANLQKLVYCCLYLRFIKDGSLFLILMGWIISSLCEFVQELTLRYLKKNYLGVDSGPDQGDDESLSIRGLETPIVRMIINKAIRYYQGLILLETAYCIVYHIRLDVARDICPKPYGFVVMLLIREFTCPAPAGLPGKLLLVLLDLVVLFSQVIVMNASLSARFQNVRLIVKELDADEEGALNILKFNTWHMDASGPELIVHRNHDDSLPQHVDVDEDDATEFTPLLGNAEEDQE; encoded by the coding sequence ATGTTGCGTCTGGAGGGTGAGAATGCGCGGCAAAGATCGGTCGTTGCTAACCTGCAGAAGCTCGTTTATTGCTGCCTATATTTGAGATTTATCAAGGACGgatcattatttttgatcCTCATGGGGTGGATAATTTCATCGCTGTGCGAGTTCGTCCAGGAATTGACACTGAGGtacttgaagaagaactacTTGGGGGTGGACAGTGGCCCCGACCAGGGAGATGACGAGAGCCTTTCCATCAGAGGGCTAGAGACGCCCATTGTAAGAATGATAATAAACAAGGCTATACGATACTATCAAGGCTTGATACTTCTGGAAACGGCGTATTGCATAGTGTACCACATCAGGCTGGACGTAGCGAGAGACATATGTCCCAAGCCGTACGGATTTGTAGTGATGCTTTTGATAAGGGAGTTCACGTGTCCCGCGCCCGCTGGGTTGCCCGGCAAGCTGCTTCTGGTCCTGCTTGACCTGGTGGTACTTTTCAGCCAGGTCATAGTAATGAACGCCTCATTGAGTGCGCGCTTCCAGAACGTACGGCTCATCGTTAAGGAGCTGGATGCGGACGAAGAAGGGGCCCTTAATATTCTCAAGTTCAATACGTGGCACATGGACGCAAGCGGCCCGGAGCTCATAGTCCACAGGAACCACGATGACTCCCTTCCGCAACATGTAGATgtagatgaagatgacgcTACTGAGTTTACGCCTTTACTGGGCAACGCCGAAGAAGACCAAGAGTAG
- the RPR2 gene encoding ribonuclease P protein subunit RPR2 (similar to Saccharomyces cerevisiae RPR2 (YIR015W); ancestral locus Anc_7.118), with translation MAKKAQGGKKKPEIDESGTLLVPPPRTVANQDHFHRLNYLYQISAFQTGARNTPLARSYVKSMDLISKKTKTSLLPTIKRTICKKCHRLLWTPKRLEITGDGALAVMCGCGAVKRYNIAADPNYKTFSEREGNLLNP, from the coding sequence ATGGCCAAGAAAGCGCAAggaggaaagaagaagcccGAAATCGATGAGAGCGGCACTCTGCTCGTGCCGCCGCCAAGGACGGTTGCCAATCAGGACCACTTCCATAGATTAAACTACCTCTACCAGATATCCGCGTTCCAGACTGGGGCAAGGAACACGCCTTTGGCGCGCAGTTATGTCAAATCCATGGACCTAATCAgcaaaaagacaaagacTTCCCTGCTTCCCACGATAAAGAGAACCATATGCAAGAAATGCCATCGGCTGTTATGGACCCCGAAGCGCCTGGAGATCACTGGCGACGGAGCGCTCGCGGTAATGTGTGGGTGCGGCGCCGTGAAACGCTACAATATCGCGGCAGACCCTAACTACAAGACCTTCTCGGAGCGGGAAGGTAATCTTCTCAACCCTTAA
- the SKDI09G1790 gene encoding uncharacterized protein (similar to Saccharomyces cerevisiae YOL036W and YIR016W; ancestral locus Anc_7.121) → MMDGTRCSLNAAAWALEEPGPSATDGLLPSLPGPHDDGGPAALCGYTTTLSRDGAGAVRAPSLLEDASSDVDDTDTMSNLSKALEMSSSSCSSPRTRNRPHRDSVSTISTIFQQRKQEGPSLLAKVSSIFFRRNSSPGGKRSTQATPPAGRPDSETSAVKSIAAQSLRRQQELEDARYARVIADFRTVGWCSPSEIKSVEYERSLISAQWDEKISLLSRAQ, encoded by the coding sequence ATGATGGACGGCACGAGATGTTCGCTAAATGCCGCCGCTTGGGCCCTTGAAGAACCGGGCCCAAGCGCTACGGATGGCCTACTGCCCTCGCTGCCAGGTCCGCATGACGATGGCGGCCCGGCGGCTCTTTGTGGGTACACGACGACGCTATCGCGGGACGGCGCGGGCGCCGTCCGCGCTCCCTCACTGTTGGAAGACGCCTCAAGCGACGTCGACGATACCGATACCATGTCGAACCTATCCAAGGCCCTCGAGATGTCATCGTCGTCGTGCTCCAGCCCACGCACCAGGAACCGGCCCCACCGCGATTCCGTCAGCACAATATCCACTATCTTCCAGCAGCGGAAACAGGAAGGCCCGAGCTTACTTGCCAAGGTCTCGAGTATCTTCTTCCGGAGAAACAGCTCGCCCGGCGGCAAGCGCAGCACACAGGCGACACCGCCCGCGGGCCGCCCGGATTCCGAGACTTCGGCGGTTAAATCCATTGCCGCCCAGTCACTGCGCCGCCAGCAAGAGCTCGAGGATGCCAGGTACGCTCGAGTCATTGCAGACTTTCGCACCGTAGGATGGTGTTCCCCCAGCGAGATCAAGTCTGTGGAATATGAACGGTCTTTGATCAGTGCGCAGTGGGACGAAAAGATCTCGCTTCTGTCTCGCGCGCAGTAG
- the MET28 gene encoding Met28p (similar to Saccharomyces cerevisiae MET28 (YIR017C); ancestral locus Anc_7.122), with translation MNVNNLSEHLQNLISSDSELGSRLLSLLLVSSSNAEELISMINNGQDVSQFKKQREPRRGKPVATAAVVAKERREAAPLGTSNELDKMKQERRRKNTEASQRFRVRKKQKNFENLNKLQNLNLQINKLRDRIEQLNKENEFWKAKLNDINEIKSLQLLNDIKRRNMGK, from the coding sequence ATGAACGTGAACAACCTTTCCGAACACTTACAGAACCTGATATCGAGTGACTCGGAGCTGGGCTCGCGTTTGCTATCATTGCTGCTGGTTAGCAGTAGCAACGCCGAAGAGCTCATCAGCATGATAAATAACGGCCAGGACGTTTCGCAGTTCAAGAAGCAGCGCGAGCCGAGAAGGGGGAAGCCCGTGGCAACGGCGGCAGTTGTGGCGAAGGAAAGGAGGGAGGCGGCGCCCCTGGGCACTTCGAACGAACTGGATAAGATGAAGCAGGagcgaagaagaaagaacacGGAGGCGTCGCAGCGGTTCCGTGTTCGcaagaaacagaagaattTCGAGAACCTGAACAAGCTGCAGAACCTGAACTTGCAGATCAACAAGCTGCGCGATCGCATAGAGCAGTTGAACAAGGAGAACGAGTTTTGGAAGGCAAAGCTCAACGACATCAACGAGATCAAGTCCTTGCAGCTGCTGAACGACATCAAGAGACGAAACATGGGCAAGTAG
- the YAP5 gene encoding Yap5p (similar to Saccharomyces cerevisiae YAP5 (YIR018W) and YAP7 (YOL028C); ancestral locus Anc_7.115) — protein sequence MALPQIKPKQSKESNLALLSQIHVSKNWKLPPRLPQRANQQRKRPHQLQDEYGPEENEEELQKKKRQNRDAQRAYRERKNNKLQVLEDTIESLSKVVKNYEAKLSRLQRELQERDSENHALKMRLDALSPKQACVPAQDPILQTLIDNFQPMKAIPMKYNAAAAKRHRHSNELPNSAKCGFCSDNTTCVCKELETDSGKADDDAAVAVQKGMSPPPHPQCNNKGNPVGLCSDCTNIDKSCIDIRSIIH from the coding sequence ATGGCTCTGCCCCAGATAAAACCTAAGCAGTCCAAGGAGAGCAACCTGGCACTTCTGTCCCAGATCCATGTGTCGAAAAACTGGAAGCTGCCTCCAAGGTTGCCCCAGAGAGCGAATCAGCAAAGGAAAAGGCCTCATCAACTCCAGGACGAGTACGGGCccgaagaaaatgaagaggagctgcagaagaagaaacgcCAGAACAGGGACGCCCAGAGGGCCTACAGAGAACGCAAAAACAACAAGTTGCAAGTGCTCGAGGACACCATAGAATCGCTCAGTAAGGTCGTCAAAAACTACGAAGCGAAACTAAGCCGCCTTCAAAGGGAACTTCAAGAGAGGGACTCGGAAAACCACGCGCTGAAAATGAGGTTGGATGCCCTCAGCCCGAAGCAGGCCTGTGTGCCCGCTCAGGACCCCATCCTGCAGACTTTGATCGATAATTTCCAGCCGATGAAGGCAATACCCATGAAGTACAACGCTGCCGCCGCGAAGCGCCATCGCCACTCGAACGAGCTGCCCAACTCTGCAAAGTGCGGCTTTTGTAGCGACAACACTACCTGCGTTTGCAAAGAACTGGAAACTGACTCCGGCAAGGCTGACGACGATGCCGCCGTCGCCGTGCAGAAGGGTATGTCTCCTCCACCACATCCCCAATGCAATAATAAGGGTAACCCCGTTGGCCTTTGCAGTGACTGCACCAATATAGACAAGTCGTGCATCGACATCCGGTCCATCATCCATTGA